From the genome of Alteromonas stellipolaris:
TGCGTCTTATAAGAGCGGAAGTGTTATTGCCGCCGAAGATGTTCTAATCAATGGGCTGATACTTAGCAGCAAAGCCGAGCTTCGTACCGCGGGTCGAATACAGCGGGTTGAAATCATTAGCGAAAGCGTTCAAGACAATGTGCTATCGGTAGTAGTAAATGTTAATTTAACGCCTTTGTTTGATTGTGAACCCAATCGTTTTCAAAAGCGTTTGCTGGTGACCCACTTCGCCTTACTCGATTCACGGCAGGCGGCCACAGGCGGTATTTATAATATTGGTAAACACATCACGCAACGATTCGCGCAGCAACTGAAAAACACTGCAGATACGCCTAATGTCATGCAAATATCACAGGCCATGACAAACGCCGATATGTGGTCTGCCGAAGCGCTCTCAGGGGTAGAGTTGCAACAAAAATCTACTTACTTACGTGATACCTATGGTCAGCAATTCGCACTATTCGGCTACATAAAAGATGTAAGCTTGTTTGAGCAGATAGCGCAAAGTGAGTCATTTTTTGACAGCGACGAGGTGGCGGTTAGGCGCAACTTTACCCTTCAAGTGTTTGTGTTAGATACCTTCAGGCAACGCATCATTTATAACGACAGTTATCACAGTGAAGCAGACTGGGGGTTCGAAAATACCTATCAAGTTGATACTAACAACAGCTTGTTTTGGCGCAGTGAGTACGGGCGAATGGTGTTGAATACAGTAAATGCAGCGGTAACCGATATCTCTGCCGCCATTACCTGCGAGCCCACTTTTGCGCGGGTGGTTAATACGAGTAATCAGCAGTTGATCGTCGATTTAGGTGTTGCCCAAGGTATTCGTAAAGATGACAGCTTTCAGCTATATAAACAGCAGTCATTACCGGTGCTTTTATCACCCACTAAGAGCGTTATGTTGCCAGTAGAAAATGGGCGATTTGCTATTACCCATTTAGGTGATGAAGTGAGTGTGTTAAAGGTCGAAGGCGCTGAATCTGCGGTTCACTTGTACGACATTGTTTCGCCAGTACAAAAAAAAGACGCAAACTAAAGGTTTGCGTCTTTGCTTACGTTCCATGTTGTTATCTGTTTCTAGCCAATAGGGTTAGTTATCGCTAAACAAACGGCGAAGCGCGTCTATGTTTTCGCGCTTTTGCTGCATCTCGGCTTGCTGTACATCGGTAAGTACTGCAAACGTGGCTTGTTTGTGAGTAATGTCTTCTATCGCTGCGTTAACGAGATCATCTTTATATTCAGCATAAAGGGCATCCCACGCAGATTCAGAGAAATTGCCACTTCTTACAAGGGCTCTTTCAGCGTCTCTGTGTGCATCCAATGTAGCTCTACGTTGTAAGCGGGTTTCACGATAAGCGGCATTTAAGGTTTCTAGTGATGCTATCTGCTCGTCAGTCAATTTCAGTTCTTCAAACGGTAGGCGAGGGCCTCTTGGTGGCTGGCCTCGCATAGCGCCTCTGTCAGCACCTCTATTAGCCCCTCTTCTCGGGCCGTGGGCAGTTTCTCGTTTGGATCCTCGCTTAGCTTCAAGCTCGGTTATCATATTGCGTTGCGACTCAGAAAGCAGGTTGTAAATCTGACTGCGAAGTTCGGCAATAGCAAAATGTTGCGATTGTTGTGTCGCCATTCTAGTTTCAACTAGGCTACGAATTTCACTTTCCGAAAGGCTGGCGAAACCGGGCTTATCTGGTCTCTCTGAGGGCGCGTCTGGCCGTTCGTGATTGGCCTTAAACGCGGTTACAAGGTTTTTCACCTCATCTATTTGCTCTGAAGAAAGAGAAAGGCGACTCAACGTTTTGATCATTTCCATCCCAGGAGCATGATCACGCATTTTGGGGCCTTGAGTGGCCGCATTTACGTTTTGGGCTAGGGTAAAGGTGGTAGCTAATAACCCAGCAATGAGGATTGAATTCACGGGCGTCTCCTTTGTATTCGCACACCAGAAGCTTACTCACTCTGGGGGCAAAAGCAGTCAACGCAGTGTAAAGCTTGTGTAAAGTTTGAACCATACGCAGATTCTATCGGTCACAAAGTTTATCATTTCCATCGTTTGTGTTTGGGAATGGCTAGGTAGCTGCTCATTGTGTTTCCTAGTTTTACAACGCAGCGCGCAGTATTTAACCGTTGTCATTCCTCTATGCATTATACTTGGGTATCCAAAAGATGAATCAAGCCGTCGTAGGTTTCAAAAACATGAGTTCAGAGTTTCATTTACAGTCCATTCTTATTATCGATGATGATAATGAACTAACTGACATGCTAGCCACCTATCTATCCAGTATGGGGTATCAAATTCAGGTCAGTAATGACGGGCAGGCAGGGTTGGCGGAAGCGACGGCCGGTGGTCATTATGATCTCATTCTGCTTGATGTCATGATGCCTAAAATGGATGGCTTCGATGTACTTAAGAAACTAAGAGTGAGCCATGCTACACCAGTACTTATGTTAACGGCGCGCGGTGACGATTACGACCGCATTCTAGGGTTAGAGCTAGGTGCTGACGATTACTTGCCAAAGCCATTTAATCATAGAGAGCTGGTGGCGCGAATTAAAGCAATTTTCCGAAGACTGGCATTGACCAACAGCGGTGGTACCATTGAGCAAGACTTGATTGTGAATGAGTTATTTTTAAGTAGTAGTAGCCAGGTCGCCAAAGTGGGCGAGGTTGAAATGACCCTGACCAGTACAGAGTTCTCTATTCTTCGGTTGCTTATGCTGAACACAGGTAGTCGAGTGACGAAAGAAGAAATTAGTTTGAAGGTATTAGGTAAATCTCTTCAAGCGTTTGATAGAAGTATCGATATGCACGTAAGTAACTTACGCAAAAAAATAGCCGCAATTAGTAATATCGAAAAAATTAAAACCATCCGCGGTGTGGGTTATATGTTGCTACCCGGTCAATGACGTTTCTTCGTAAAATAAACCCTGCCCGCGCCATTATGGGGCGCTTGTTTTTATGGTTTTGGGCTACCTTTATTGTTACTGCTGTACTTGCTGTGTGGGGCAGTCGGTTTTTCTTCGAAGAACTTCAAGTAAATAGTGCCACGCCGAAAGAATTGCAACAGCTAGAACGTGTATTAAGTGGCATTACGAGTGACCGTGCTATGCAAGCCCCCCTTCGGGCTGTTTTAGATAGAAACGGCCGAGCAGGACGAGGCAGGGCTATTGCAGTTGATGTTGACTCAGGTCGTGTGATTGCCGCGGGTGGTCCGCCGTTACGTGAAGATGATAGGCGTGATGTACAAAGAATCATCGATCAAAAAGTGCCCATCACGCTAAATCGGGGCGCCCTAAAAATAACCGGCCCCATGTTCTTTGAACGTGACGGTAAACGTTTTGCATTGTTTTCCGCTAAATTAGAAGCGCCAGGTGAAAACTCCCCTCCCTTCGTCCTCTTTCTTTGTATTGCCTTAGTAACAACGACCTTACTGTCTTGGCTATTTGCAAAATCACTTACTCGACCTATTCTTCGGCTGCAAAAATCAGCGCGTTTATTATCTACGGGTAATTGGGAAGCGAGAATTGATAACACTGACAAGCGACAGGATGAACTTGGTCAATTAGGTCGTGATTTCAATTCAATGGCCAATCAACTAGAGAAAATGTGGAGCGGACAAAAGCGGCTATTGGCTGATATTTCTCACGAGCTTCGTTCTCCCCTTGCTCGATTACAAATGGCACTTGGCTTGGCACATCAGCAAAATGTTGACCCCGCTTCGCTAGCTCGTATTGAACGAGAAGCTGAGCGTATGGAGGCCTTAGTCACGCAATTGCTAGAACTGAGTCGCGCTGAAAATGGGGTAACCAACTTCTCTTCCTACTCTTTATCTCTGTTGTTTCGCGATATCTTTACCGATGGACAGTTTGAGGCCGCGAACAGTAATAAAGCCCTCGATATAGATGAAATACCCAAGTTGACTGTATTAGTAGACCAAGTATTACTTTGCCGTGCGGTAGAGAATGTATTACGTAATGCCATTCGCCACAGCGCATACTTAACAACGGTTGAGTTTACAGTTACTGAAACCGAGTGGTCAGTGACCATATGTGACGACGGTGAAGGTTTATCAAGTGAAGAGTGCGAGCGGGTATTTGCCCCTTTTTATCGTGCAACCCTAGCCCGAGAAAGAGCTTCTGGAGGGGTAGGCTTGGGCTTATCCATTGCAAAAGCTGCCGTACAATTGCATCATGGCGTAATAAAAGCAGTGACAAGAGATGAAGGTGGCCTAAGCGTCACACTATCCTTCCCTCGTAAGTTAGAAAACACTTAACTAACGCGCATAGCTTCGCATTGCCCTGTCGCGTTCAAGTCATCACTGCCTCACTATTCTATTAGGATATGCCTCTATGAGCTGGACGTTTACGTCGGAGCAAGATTTAGCTTCAACCTTTGCCACTGCAATCAATCCTTTTTGGCAAACCTCCGTCACCTTTGGCGAATTTGTTGGTAAAGATAATGTTGATGTGCGCTACGCGTGGTGCATACCAGAAAAAACCAAATCCACGGTAGTGATCAGTTCCGGACGTATCGAGTCGTACTTAAAATACAAAGAACTCATTTTCGATTTGTACCAAAATGGCTTTGCGGTGTTCATTCTTGATCACCGTGGTCAAGGGTTATCGGGCCGTATGACTCACGACCCTCAACATGGATACGTGGCGGATTTCGCTGATTATGTGGAAGATTTAATTACTTTCGTAAATGATATTGTAATACCACGCCAACAGGGCGAATTGCAGTTACTTTGCCATTCTATGGGCGGTGCAATTGGCGCACTAACCCTATTGAAAGCCCCTAATTTGTTCGACAAAGCCGTACTTGCATCACCCATGTTTGGTATTAAACCGGCGTTACCCAATTGGTTGGCTAATTGTCTTATTAGTGTAGGGCTTAGAATTAATAAAATTAAAAAGCGTGAGTCGGGTTATTTCTTCGGGCAAACGCCTTATATCGCATTTCCTTATGCCCTGAATAAGCTTACGCATAGTAAAAGCCGCTACAGCTTGTTTCGTCAACTTTATGATGAAGAACGCCAAATACAACTCGGGGGTGTAACAACCGAATGGTTACGTGCAGCGCAAGCCGCGATGAATACCATTGAACTCAATGCGGCTTCGATTACTACGCGCTCACTAATCTTAAGTGCAGAAGGCGACAGTATTATTGAGAATAAACGCCAACGTCGTGTGGCAGCTAAGTTCCCCAATGCTCAGGTAGAAATTATTCCTGTGGCGTATCATGAAGTGCTTACCGAATCAGACGATATTCGTGATGCTGCACTTTCTACTGTATTTGATTTTCTAAGCGCGTAAAATAGCGCGAATGGGCGATGAGCGCCCATTCGTTATCGCCATTTAAAATCGTGGCAATTTAGCATTTCTACAGTGAGCCAGCATGTTAGACATCGTACTTTACCAGCCAGAAATTCCCCCCAATACGGGAAATATCATCCGCTTATGCGCAAATAGCGGCTTCATGCTGCATTTAATTGAGCCTTTAGGGTTTGAGTGGGACGATAAGCGTGTACGTAGGGCAGGGTTGGACTATCACGAGTTTGCGCATGTTAAGCGCCATGCTTCGCTAGATGCTTACATTGAAAGTGAAAAACCGAGCCGAATCTTTGCTTGTACTACCAAAGGCAAAGCATTTCACAGCGATGCACAATATAAAAAAGGTGATGCCTTATTGTTTGGGCCAGAGACCAGAGGCTTACCCGACGATGTGATTGATGCGCTTCCGCCTGAACAGCGAGTACGTATTCCCATGCTACCCGACAGCAGAAGCATGAATTTATCGAATGCAGTATCGGTATTTGTGTATGAAAGCTGGCGTCAGTTAGGTTACGACGGCGCACGCTAGACATAAAAAAACGCGCAGTGTTGAAGCTGCGCGTTTTGTTTTACGTGGTTTAGCTAGCCAAACTAGCCTTCGTTTTTGAGATCGCGACCGAGTAAGGTTAATGCGGCCTCTTTTGGCGATTTACCGTGATAAAGTACAGCGTAAATCTGCTCGCAAATCGGCATTTCAACACCTACTTTATGCGATAACACATGTACTTCTTCTGTGTTGCGATAGCCTTCTACCACTTGCCCAATTTCTTCAATCGCCGTGTCGACAGATTTACCTTGCCCTAAGGCTAAGCCAAATCGACGATTACGTGATTGGTTATCGGTACAGGTTAGTACTAAGTCGCCAAGGCCAGCCATGCCCATAAAGGTTTCTGGCTGCGCACCCAGCTTCACGCCAAGGCGGGTAAGCTCTGCAAGACCACGGGTAATCAATGCCGTACGAGCATTGGCACCAAAACCTAAACCATCGGCTAATCCAGCGCCTATGGCAATCACGTTTTTTACCGCACCGCCTAATTGAACGCCGGTGAAATCAGGGTTTTTGTAAACCCTAAACGATTTTGCACAATGCAGCTTAGCGGCAAATTCGTCAGCAAAGGTTTCGTCAGTGGATGACAATGAAATAGCGGTAGGTAAGCCCGCCACCATTTCTTTCGCAAACGTGGGCCCTGATAACACGGCTAGTGGATACGACGTACCCAGAATTTCTTCTGCCACTTCTCGTAGTAGGCGACCGGTCTTAGGTTCAAGCCCTTTGGTTGCCCAGATTATTCTATGGATAGGCTGCAACAAAGGCTTAATGCTTTGAAGCATTGCAGCAAAGCCGTGGCTTGGCACTACCACAAGAATATCTTGGCTAGCGGCAATGACGGTTTCTAAATCGGCGTCTACATTAAGCGCATCAGGGAAGGTCGCGCCTGGCAAATAGCGAGCGTTTTCTCTGCTAGAAGCAAGTGCTTCCATGTGCTTTTCGTCGCGCCCCCATAATAAGGTGGGGTTACCATTTCTGGCTAAACAAAAAGCAAGGGCGGTGCCATACGACCCCGCCCCTAATACTGAAACCGAATTCGGGTTCATCATAATGGTGCTTACGCGTCCATCTTAGGCGCTTCGCCTTGTGCCTGCTGTGCACGCTTTTGAACGTAAGCAGCGAAGATAGCGTCGAAGTTAACTGGCGCTAAGTTCAGTGGAG
Proteins encoded in this window:
- a CDS encoding flagella assembly protein FlgT middle domain-containing protein, coding for MKGYLCLGIAILTMWHGTAMAIWVQGEASLNFTGADLDSVRPTVIKNAIADASYKSGSVIAAEDVLINGLILSSKAELRTAGRIQRVEIISESVQDNVLSVVVNVNLTPLFDCEPNRFQKRLLVTHFALLDSRQAATGGIYNIGKHITQRFAQQLKNTADTPNVMQISQAMTNADMWSAEALSGVELQQKSTYLRDTYGQQFALFGYIKDVSLFEQIAQSESFFDSDEVAVRRNFTLQVFVLDTFRQRIIYNDSYHSEADWGFENTYQVDTNNSLFWRSEYGRMVLNTVNAAVTDISAAITCEPTFARVVNTSNQQLIVDLGVAQGIRKDDSFQLYKQQSLPVLLSPTKSVMLPVENGRFAITHLGDEVSVLKVEGAESAVHLYDIVSPVQKKDAN
- a CDS encoding ATP-binding protein, which produces MTFLRKINPARAIMGRLFLWFWATFIVTAVLAVWGSRFFFEELQVNSATPKELQQLERVLSGITSDRAMQAPLRAVLDRNGRAGRGRAIAVDVDSGRVIAAGGPPLREDDRRDVQRIIDQKVPITLNRGALKITGPMFFERDGKRFALFSAKLEAPGENSPPFVLFLCIALVTTTLLSWLFAKSLTRPILRLQKSARLLSTGNWEARIDNTDKRQDELGQLGRDFNSMANQLEKMWSGQKRLLADISHELRSPLARLQMALGLAHQQNVDPASLARIEREAERMEALVTQLLELSRAENGVTNFSSYSLSLLFRDIFTDGQFEAANSNKALDIDEIPKLTVLVDQVLLCRAVENVLRNAIRHSAYLTTVEFTVTETEWSVTICDDGEGLSSEECERVFAPFYRATLARERASGGVGLGLSIAKAAVQLHHGVIKAVTRDEGGLSVTLSFPRKLENT
- the trmL gene encoding tRNA (uridine(34)/cytosine(34)/5-carboxymethylaminomethyluridine(34)-2'-O)-methyltransferase TrmL, translating into MLDIVLYQPEIPPNTGNIIRLCANSGFMLHLIEPLGFEWDDKRVRRAGLDYHEFAHVKRHASLDAYIESEKPSRIFACTTKGKAFHSDAQYKKGDALLFGPETRGLPDDVIDALPPEQRVRIPMLPDSRSMNLSNAVSVFVYESWRQLGYDGAR
- a CDS encoding Spy/CpxP family protein refolding chaperone, which codes for MNSILIAGLLATTFTLAQNVNAATQGPKMRDHAPGMEMIKTLSRLSLSSEQIDEVKNLVTAFKANHERPDAPSERPDKPGFASLSESEIRSLVETRMATQQSQHFAIAELRSQIYNLLSESQRNMITELEAKRGSKRETAHGPRRGANRGADRGAMRGQPPRGPRLPFEELKLTDEQIASLETLNAAYRETRLQRRATLDAHRDAERALVRSGNFSESAWDALYAEYKDDLVNAAIEDITHKQATFAVLTDVQQAEMQQKRENIDALRRLFSDN
- a CDS encoding alpha/beta fold hydrolase, coding for MSWTFTSEQDLASTFATAINPFWQTSVTFGEFVGKDNVDVRYAWCIPEKTKSTVVISSGRIESYLKYKELIFDLYQNGFAVFILDHRGQGLSGRMTHDPQHGYVADFADYVEDLITFVNDIVIPRQQGELQLLCHSMGGAIGALTLLKAPNLFDKAVLASPMFGIKPALPNWLANCLISVGLRINKIKKRESGYFFGQTPYIAFPYALNKLTHSKSRYSLFRQLYDEERQIQLGGVTTEWLRAAQAAMNTIELNAASITTRSLILSAEGDSIIENKRQRRVAAKFPNAQVEIIPVAYHEVLTESDDIRDAALSTVFDFLSA
- a CDS encoding response regulator transcription factor; translated protein: MNQAVVGFKNMSSEFHLQSILIIDDDNELTDMLATYLSSMGYQIQVSNDGQAGLAEATAGGHYDLILLDVMMPKMDGFDVLKKLRVSHATPVLMLTARGDDYDRILGLELGADDYLPKPFNHRELVARIKAIFRRLALTNSGGTIEQDLIVNELFLSSSSQVAKVGEVEMTLTSTEFSILRLLMLNTGSRVTKEEISLKVLGKSLQAFDRSIDMHVSNLRKKIAAISNIEKIKTIRGVGYMLLPGQ
- the gpsA gene encoding NAD(P)H-dependent glycerol-3-phosphate dehydrogenase, with protein sequence MNPNSVSVLGAGSYGTALAFCLARNGNPTLLWGRDEKHMEALASSRENARYLPGATFPDALNVDADLETVIAASQDILVVVPSHGFAAMLQSIKPLLQPIHRIIWATKGLEPKTGRLLREVAEEILGTSYPLAVLSGPTFAKEMVAGLPTAISLSSTDETFADEFAAKLHCAKSFRVYKNPDFTGVQLGGAVKNVIAIGAGLADGLGFGANARTALITRGLAELTRLGVKLGAQPETFMGMAGLGDLVLTCTDNQSRNRRFGLALGQGKSVDTAIEEIGQVVEGYRNTEEVHVLSHKVGVEMPICEQIYAVLYHGKSPKEAALTLLGRDLKNEG